From a single Carassius carassius chromosome 8, fCarCar2.1, whole genome shotgun sequence genomic region:
- the il6 gene encoding interleukin-6 gives MSSAQNAVLFLSVVLAAFISLLDAVPVYSGLAELSETSGDELQDVDGKSPLSDRQKWHLMARDLHRDVKMLRDQQFKRDFRETVNMTAFEGVRVKTPLLRPSDGCLSRNFSTDSCLVRIYSVLTWYKENWGFIEKENLTSSLVNDVKHGTKRLLEAINSQLQIADGGAVQISSAPLSATSAWTRKTTVHSILFNFTSVMIDTCRAINYMSKHKAAYRAKDTKRPADWSSDKN, from the exons ATGTCATCAGCTCAGA ACGCAGTGCTCTTCCTGTCTGTCGTACTGGCAGCGTTCATCAGTCTGCTGGATGCAGTGCCTGTCTACAGCGGTCTGGCCGAACTCTCCGAAACATCTGGGGACGAGCTTCAGGACGTGGATGGAAAGAGTCCTCTGAGCGACCGGCAGAAGTGGCATCTGATGGCCAGAGATCTGCACAGAGACGTCAAGATGCTGCGAGACCAGCAG TTTAAGAGGGACTTCAGAGAGACGGTGAACATGACTGCGTTTGAAGGTGTGAGGGTCAAAACCCCTCTCCTCAGACCCTCTGACGGCTGTCTGTCCAGAAACTTCAGCACA GATTCGTGTCTGGTCCGCATTTACAGCGTCCTGACCTGGTATAAAGAGAACTGGGGCTTCATCGAGAAGGAAAACCTGACCTCCAGCCTGGTGAACGACGTCAAACACGGGACCAAACGCCTGCTGGAGGCCATTAACAGCCAG CTTCAGATAGCAGACGGAGGAGCGGTTCAGATCTCCAGCGCTCCTCTCTCGGCCACATCCGCATGGACACGAAAGACCACGGTGCATTCAATCCTGTTCAACTTCACCAGCGTGATGATCGACACATGCAGAGCCATCAATTACATGAGCAAACACAAAGCTGCGTATCGAGCCAAAGACACGAAGAGACCCGCAGACTGGAGCTCTGACAAGAACTAA
- the tomm7 gene encoding mitochondrial import receptor subunit TOM7 homolog, with amino-acid sequence MAKLSKESKQRLQQVFQCGQFIIRWGFIPTVLYLGFKRGADPGMPEPTVLSLLWG; translated from the exons ATGGCCAAACTGAGCAAAGAGAGCAAGCAGCGTCTGCAGCAGGTGTTCCAGTGCGGCCAGTTCATCATCCGCTGGGGCTTCATCCCCACCGTGCTGTACCTGG GATTCAAGCGGGGAGCCGATCCAGGGATGCCTGAACCCACAGTCCTCAG TTTGCTTTGGGGATGA